From a single Methylosinus sp. H3A genomic region:
- the lpxK gene encoding tetraacyldisaccharide 4'-kinase — MRAPEFWRRAPASPLVRALAPLGAIYGAVAAARMARPGARADLPTIVVGGLTLGGDGKTPAALALASLLAETGERPFFLTRGHGRRNARGAPFLVDPQIHSACEVGDEALLLAWRAPTIVGVDRAAGAKLARMLGATTLVLDDGLQSRRLEPDLALAVVDGFYGAGNGLCPPAGPLRAPLQRQLAAVDAILLIGEGVAGEAVAHRARAAGKSVLRARLAPLPCALAGERALAFAGIARPEKFFATLRAAGVALVGARSFADHHLYTEREIAALTREAERLGATLVTTEKDAARLGAAIRARVAVLPVELVLEEAEALRDLLRSAVARD, encoded by the coding sequence ATGCGCGCGCCTGAGTTCTGGCGGCGCGCGCCGGCCTCGCCGCTCGTGCGAGCGCTGGCGCCGCTCGGCGCGATTTATGGGGCCGTGGCCGCGGCGCGAATGGCGCGGCCGGGCGCGCGCGCCGATCTGCCCACGATCGTCGTCGGCGGGCTGACGCTCGGCGGCGACGGCAAGACGCCGGCGGCGCTCGCCCTTGCGTCGCTGCTCGCGGAAACGGGAGAGCGGCCTTTCTTTCTCACCCGCGGCCATGGCCGCCGAAACGCCCGCGGCGCGCCCTTCCTCGTCGATCCGCAAATCCACTCGGCTTGCGAGGTCGGAGACGAGGCGCTGTTGCTGGCGTGGCGCGCGCCGACCATCGTCGGCGTCGATCGCGCGGCGGGCGCAAAGCTCGCGCGTATGCTCGGGGCGACGACGCTGGTGCTGGACGACGGATTGCAGAGCCGGCGGCTCGAGCCCGATCTCGCTCTGGCGGTCGTCGACGGCTTCTATGGCGCCGGCAATGGGCTTTGCCCGCCCGCCGGCCCGCTGCGCGCGCCGCTGCAGCGCCAGCTCGCCGCCGTGGATGCGATCCTCCTCATCGGGGAGGGCGTGGCCGGAGAGGCGGTCGCCCATCGGGCGCGGGCGGCCGGAAAATCCGTTCTACGCGCCCGCCTCGCGCCCCTCCCCTGCGCTCTCGCCGGTGAGCGAGCGCTGGCTTTTGCGGGGATCGCCCGGCCGGAGAAATTTTTCGCGACGCTGCGGGCCGCGGGCGTCGCGCTGGTCGGCGCGCGCAGCTTCGCGGATCATCATCTCTATACGGAGCGCGAAATCGCGGCATTGACGCGAGAAGCCGAACGCCTCGGCGCGACTCTGGTCACGACGGAAAAAGACGCGGCGCGTCTCGGCGCTGCGATACGTGCGCGCGTCGCGGTCCTGCCGGTCGAGCTCGTCCTCGAGGAGGCGGAAGCGTTGCGCGATCTTCTGCGCAGCGCCGTCGCGCGCGACTAA
- a CDS encoding DUF2093 domain-containing protein translates to MNRFERQPQAAVEAEVEYRDGDFRIRRPGAYVRCAVTGEAIPLEELRYWNVDLQEAYSSPEVKLVRIGVAFPPKS, encoded by the coding sequence ATGAACCGGTTCGAACGACAGCCGCAGGCCGCGGTCGAGGCCGAGGTCGAGTATCGCGACGGCGATTTCCGCATTCGCCGCCCGGGCGCCTATGTGCGCTGCGCGGTGACCGGAGAGGCCATCCCGTTGGAAGAGCTCCGCTATTGGAACGTCGACCTGCAGGAGGCCTATTCGAGCCCCGAGGTGAAGCTCGTCCGCATCGGCGTCGCCTTCCCGCCGAAGTCTTAG
- a CDS encoding OprO/OprP family phosphate-selective porin — MLGGGEAHGWRSGGAIVTLALAAALGAPGPALADTASEIRALKAELKRLEARLDSRSVTHEATTHPNSTKAAPAANAPPPVFVSFKNGLFVESEDKSFDFKIGGRIHMDGGFASSADTIRRSNAGFRRAELEVAGRAYGNWIYRFQYDFATAAGGVAGIRDAYLAYRAKLLPGWISAQPVSLQIGNFHEPFGREVLDGDKHMTFIERGLAANLGPARHIGAAVGVGDESWALKGGIFSTSPQDTATAPPPGGAQYWDASARAIYAPVHEEDALVHLGAAFVYHRPNSSTGATDATNLTPGASGFERELTGILGAGGATVRVPAAQDLSCAASAATLNVATTGAGQLVAPFVQRPSCLKYSYNYGFEAAAAYGPVSVTAEYVGAQYERDALLAFLYANGGGSRLHYSAYQIAASLFLTGESRAASYDGYDKNWSSPGTFGDVRIKNPLNKGGYGAFEVAARYDGIDLNNGGVAPASFVYLATATGSAAQKAIANTATLGGRQENLTVALNWYPVRGVRFQANWTRAMTLIAPSDRPFLNGDHPSLFLARAQVFW; from the coding sequence ATGCTCGGCGGAGGCGAAGCTCATGGATGGCGCAGCGGCGGCGCCATCGTCACGCTCGCGCTCGCGGCGGCGTTGGGCGCGCCCGGCCCGGCGCTGGCCGATACGGCGAGCGAAATACGAGCGTTGAAGGCCGAGCTGAAGCGTCTCGAGGCCAGGCTCGACTCCCGATCCGTGACGCATGAGGCGACGACGCATCCGAATTCGACGAAAGCCGCGCCGGCCGCGAACGCCCCGCCGCCCGTCTTCGTCAGCTTCAAGAACGGCCTTTTCGTCGAGAGCGAGGACAAGAGCTTCGACTTCAAGATCGGCGGCCGCATCCATATGGACGGCGGCTTCGCCAGCTCCGCCGACACGATCAGGCGCAGCAACGCCGGCTTCCGCCGCGCCGAGCTCGAGGTCGCCGGCCGCGCTTACGGCAATTGGATCTATCGCTTCCAATATGATTTCGCCACCGCCGCCGGCGGCGTCGCCGGCATCCGCGACGCCTATCTCGCCTATCGCGCAAAACTCCTTCCCGGCTGGATCAGCGCGCAGCCGGTCTCCTTGCAGATCGGCAATTTCCACGAGCCCTTCGGCCGGGAGGTTCTCGACGGCGACAAGCATATGACCTTCATCGAGCGGGGCCTCGCCGCCAATCTGGGGCCGGCCCGCCACATAGGCGCGGCCGTTGGCGTCGGCGACGAGAGCTGGGCGCTCAAGGGCGGCATTTTCTCGACGAGCCCTCAGGATACGGCGACCGCTCCGCCCCCAGGCGGCGCGCAATATTGGGACGCCTCGGCGCGGGCGATCTATGCGCCCGTTCACGAGGAGGACGCGCTCGTCCATCTCGGCGCGGCCTTCGTCTATCACCGACCGAACAGCTCGACTGGCGCGACCGACGCCACCAATCTCACGCCGGGCGCGTCTGGCTTCGAGCGGGAGCTGACCGGAATTCTGGGCGCAGGCGGCGCGACGGTCCGCGTGCCGGCGGCTCAGGATCTCTCCTGTGCGGCCTCGGCGGCCACGCTCAATGTCGCGACGACCGGCGCCGGCCAGCTCGTCGCCCCCTTCGTTCAGCGGCCGAGCTGCCTGAAATATTCCTATAATTACGGCTTCGAGGCCGCCGCCGCCTATGGCCCGGTCTCGGTGACGGCCGAATATGTCGGCGCGCAATATGAGCGGGATGCGCTGCTCGCCTTTCTCTATGCGAATGGCGGCGGATCGCGGCTCCATTACAGCGCCTATCAAATCGCCGCTTCGCTGTTCCTGACCGGCGAATCGCGCGCCGCTTCTTATGACGGCTATGACAAGAACTGGAGCTCGCCCGGCACATTCGGCGATGTGAGGATCAAAAATCCGCTGAACAAGGGCGGCTATGGCGCCTTCGAGGTCGCCGCGCGCTATGACGGGATCGATCTGAACAATGGCGGCGTCGCTCCCGCGAGCTTCGTCTATCTGGCGACGGCCACGGGCTCGGCCGCGCAAAAAGCGATCGCCAATACCGCGACGCTGGGCGGACGGCAGGAGAATCTGACGGTCGCGCTCAATTGGTATCCGGTGCGCGGGGTGCGATTCCAGGCCAATTGGACGCGCGCGATGACGCTGATCGCGCCCTCCGATCGTCCTTTTCTCAACGGCGACCACCCGAGTCTTTTCCTCGCGCGCGCCCAGGTCTTCTGGTGA